Within Amycolatopsis sp. FDAARGOS 1241, the genomic segment TCGCCGCGTGGGCCATCGACAAGCTCGTGGGCCGCTTCGCGCGCTGGCTCGGCCCGGCTCGCGACGACGACGGCCGCGACTCCTAAGCTGGCGCACCATGGTCAACCGAAGGCGGATCACCGCGGCACTCGTCGGTCTCCTCGTGCTGGTGCTCGGGGGCTGGCTGGTGAAGGAGTCCGTGGGAGGCTCGTCCTCCTCGGCCCCCGCCACGCCGAGCACGTCCGCCACCGCCACCGCCGGCGCCGCGGGCATCGCCGCGAAGCTGCCCGGCGGCGACTCGGGGCTCCCCGTCGCATCCCTGTCGTCCCTGCCGCCCCAGGCGCGCGACACGTGGAAGCTGATCGTGGCGGGCGGCCCGTTCCCCTACCCGCGCAACGACGACGTCGTGTTCGAGAATCGTGAGAAGCTCTTGCCGCGGAAGCAATCGGGTTACTACCACGAGTACACGGTGAAGACGCCGAACAGCCCCGACCGCGGCCCGCGGCGGCTCGTGACGGGGCAGCAGAAAGAACTGTTCTACACCGGCGACCACTACGCGTCGTTCGTCGTCGTGGACCCGAACCGGTGACGGCCGGGGGCGAGGCGAAGGCCGCCGCGGACGAGGCCTTCGCGAGGGGCGCGTACCCCCACGTGGTGAACGGCGCAACGGCCGACAAAGCGGCCACGCTGGACGCGATCGCGGCGGCGATGTCGTTCCCGGACTACTTCGGGCACAACCTGGACGCCCTGTACGACATGTTGACGGACCTGTCGTGGCTGCCGGCCGGCGAGCACGTGCTGATCTGGACCGGGTCGGACGCGTTGCGGAAAGCGGATCCGAAGACGTACCTGGCGATCCGGAGCGTGTTGTCGGACGCTCAGCGGGCGCTGGGGCCGTCGGGCGGGAAAGCCGATTCCTGGCGGCTGACAGTGGTTCTGGCCGACTCCTGATCGCAACGGCTCTACACACGCAACTGGGCAGCCTGGCCTGGCCACTGCGGTTTCGGTCGGGCGGCTCTTCGCGCTGGCGCGCGACGTTGCGCCTGGGGTGGTTGCGAGGGGCACCCCGATCTTTGAGTGTCACCACGGTCTGGACCA encodes:
- a CDS encoding ribonuclease domain-containing protein, with protein sequence MVNRRRITAALVGLLVLVLGGWLVKESVGGSSSSAPATPSTSATATAGAAGIAAKLPGGDSGLPVASLSSLPPQARDTWKLIVAGGPFPYPRNDDVVFENREKLLPRKQSGYYHEYTVKTPNSPDRGPRRLVTGQQKELFYTGDHYASFVVVDPNR
- a CDS encoding barstar family protein, translating into MTAGGEAKAAADEAFARGAYPHVVNGATADKAATLDAIAAAMSFPDYFGHNLDALYDMLTDLSWLPAGEHVLIWTGSDALRKADPKTYLAIRSVLSDAQRALGPSGGKADSWRLTVVLADS